One Oncorhynchus clarkii lewisi isolate Uvic-CL-2024 chromosome 31, UVic_Ocla_1.0, whole genome shotgun sequence DNA segment encodes these proteins:
- the LOC139390932 gene encoding leucine-rich repeat transmembrane protein FLRT1-like, protein MAAESLAELRDWLFLLLLCLTLLAEMLELAAAAVAMEEGEEDFLCPLVCRCDEGFVYCNDRSLSMIPPLPLTATVLYLQSNRLANSGLPPSLERSSSIRVVYLYANQLDEFPIHLPPSLRELHLQDNNIRTLPRTVLARLPLLERLHLDDNSISTVSIQERAFSGTPRLRLLFLSRNHLSSIPAGLPASLEELRLDDNRINTIPTHAFRGLASLRRLVLDGNLLANTRIADDTFSRLANLTELSLVRNALQAPPINLPSTHLLRLHLQDNGLIHMPRGTLDGMRRLQRLDLSGNNLTTLPRGLLRDTDGLELLLLRGNPWYCGCNLLWLHAWLYGRGAAVTVRGLTCHGPEVVRGQALRDLSGLMDQCEGPPGGVNTVSSTTTTSPPSQGSMFTLRAMRPGLVMPPGGGEAGGQASHNALELTVKPLSADSVQVTWLCPQPAPSFRLSWLRLGSSAALGSITETLVPGERQQYLLTQLTPRSHYLVCLLPLRSTSSHSGGSQRGQQKEKDTTDQTPVCAQIETGEALRPEGGDGGDDSDTEMAALPLAEIIGGATALVSLILIFGIFCWYGQRAGYVSGETDSYGVRGQRGVGMGKPYDDYVESGTKKDTSILEIRSPGLAMTPMMTHQPLQPKGGEDVTYVHTIFPSSHGNGTYRSNQSHNGIITQLGHTAGYGTNRGYREQGMIPDIDYTYT, encoded by the exons ATGGCTGCCGAGAGTCTGGCAGAGCTCCGTGATTggctcttcctgctcctcctgtGCCTGACTCTACTGGCTGAGATGCTGGAGTTGGCGGCGGCAGCAGTTGCCATGGAGGAGGGCGAGGAAGACTTCCTGTGCCCGTTGGTGTGCCGGTGTGACGAAGGCTTTGTCTACTGTAACGACCGGAGCCTGAGCATGATCCCTCCTCTACCGTTAACGGCTACTGTTCTCTACTTACAGAGCAACCGGTTGGCCAACTCCGGCCTGCCGCCATCGTTAGAGCGCAGCAGTAGCATCCGTGTGGTCTACCTTTACGCCAACCAACTAGACGAGTTTCCTATACACCTGCCGCCGTCGCTACGGGAACTACACCTGCAGGACAACAACATTCGGACGTTGCCGCGCACGGTGTTGGCCAGGTTACCGTTGCTAGAGAGGCTACACCTGGACGACAACTCCATCTCCACGGTGAGCATTCAAGAGCGGGCCTTCTCCGGCACGCCGCGGCTGAGGTTACTCTTCCTCTCCCGGAACCACCTGTCCAGCATCCCAGCCGGCCTCCCGGCTTCTTTAGAGGAGCTGAGGTTAGACGACAACCGCATCAACACCATCCCCACCCACGCCTTCCGGGGCCTGGCCTCACTGAGACGCCTGGTCCTGGACGGGAATCTCCTGGCCAACACCCGCATCGCCGATGACACCTTCTCCCGCCTGGCCAACCTCACGGAGCTGTCGCTGGTCCGCAATGCTCTGCAGGCCCCGCCCATCAACCTTCCCAGCACACACTTGCTAAGGCTGCACCTGCAGGACAACGGGCTGATCCACATGCCCCGGGGGACCCTGGACGGGATGAGGAGGCTGCAGAGGCTGGACCTGTCAG GGAAcaacctgaccactctgccccGGGGGCTGCTGAGGGACACGGACGGCCTAGAGCTGTTGCTGCTCCGGGGGAACCCCTGGTACTGTGGCTGCAACCTGCTCTGGCTCCACGCCTGGCTGTATGGCCGAGGGGCAGCAGTGACAGTACGGGGCTTGACCTGCCACGGGCCGGAGGTGGTTCGAGGCCAGGCCCTCAGGGACCTCTCTGGGCTCATGGACCAGTGTGAAGGCCCACCAGGAGGGGTGAACACTGTCTCTAGTACTACCACCACCTCCCCCCCCAGCCAGGGCTCTATGTTTACCCTCAGGGCCATGCGGCCAGGCCTGGTGATGCCAccgggaggaggagaggcgggagGGCAAGCCTCACACAACGCTCTAGAACTCACGGTGAAGCCCCTGTCTGCGGACAGCGTGCAGGTGACGTGGCTGTGCCCACAGCCAGCGCCCTCCTTCCGGCTGTCGTGGCTGAGGCTGGGCAGCAGCGCCGCTCTGGGTTCCATCACAGAGACGCTGGTCCCCGGGGAGAGACAGCAGTACCTACTGACCCAGCTCACGCCACGATCACACTACCTCGTCTGCCTGCTCCCCCTGCGCTCCACCTCCTCCCACTCTGGAGGGTCACAGAGAGGACAGCAGAAGGAAAAGGACACAACAGACCAGACCCCCGTCTGCGCTCAGATAGAGACGGGGGAGGCTCTACGCCCCGAGGGGGGAGACGGGGGTGATGACTCAGACACAGAGATGGCAGCCCTCCCCCTGGCCGAGATCATTGGCGGAGCCACAGCCCTGGTCTCCCTCATACTCATCTTCGGCATCTTCTGCTGGTACGGCCAGCGCGCCGGGTATGTCTCCGGGGAAACAGACTCCTATGGGGTCCGAGGACAGCGCGGGGTCGGAATGGGGAAGCCATACGATGACTACGTGGAGTCGGGCACTAAGAAGGACACCTCCATCCTGGAGATCAGGAGCCCCGGCTTGGCTATGACGCCCATGATGACCCATCAGCCCCTGCAACCCAAAGGTGGGGAAGATGTGACCTACGTGCACACCATCTTCCCCTCATCGCATGGTAACGGCACCTACCGGAGCAACCAGAGTCACAACGGCATCATCACCCAACTGGGTCACACGGCGGGCTACGGGACCAACCGGGGTTACCGGGAGCAAGGGATGATCCCGGATATAGACTACACCTACACGTGA